One Mycobacteroides salmoniphilum DNA segment encodes these proteins:
- a CDS encoding DUF6131 family protein: MIILGAILLAAGFILDIGWLWTGGVVLIVIGLVLMVAGRMGHAVGGRRHYY; the protein is encoded by the coding sequence ATGATCATCCTCGGAGCCATCCTGTTGGCCGCCGGCTTCATCCTCGACATTGGGTGGCTATGGACCGGCGGAGTTGTACTCATCGTCATCGGCCTGGTCCTGATGGTCGCGGGCCGCATGGGACACGCCGTCGGTGGCCGCCGCCACTACTACTGA
- a CDS encoding restriction endonuclease produces the protein MRRRLSGVLVALIVVVLAGPIVALTIWPAVVVYRSTGDALLAALAQAGYLASPYAVYLILRGAGWILRGLGDVIAHRRYEARLRRYTTLSGLSEIDEMSGADFETFVAARMHSAGWHIETTPASSDYGVDLIATNRRDVVAVQCKRYSKSVGVRAVQEVVAGARHYDCTRTMVVSNQDFTRQAQTLAATSKCELIGRDRLPRWLNQSEVPAFSNAAPPR, from the coding sequence GTGCGGCGCCGCCTATCGGGTGTGCTGGTCGCACTGATTGTCGTGGTGCTCGCAGGGCCGATCGTGGCGCTGACCATCTGGCCTGCCGTGGTCGTGTACCGGAGTACCGGTGATGCGCTACTCGCGGCTTTGGCGCAGGCCGGATATCTGGCATCGCCCTATGCGGTGTATCTGATCTTGCGTGGCGCGGGATGGATTCTGCGAGGACTCGGTGACGTGATCGCCCACCGCCGGTACGAGGCCCGGCTACGTCGGTACACGACGCTGTCGGGGCTTTCCGAGATCGACGAGATGTCCGGCGCCGATTTCGAGACGTTCGTCGCGGCCCGTATGCACAGCGCCGGATGGCATATCGAGACCACGCCCGCCTCCAGCGATTACGGCGTTGACCTGATAGCCACGAATCGGCGCGATGTCGTTGCCGTCCAATGCAAGCGATACTCAAAGAGCGTGGGCGTCAGGGCTGTTCAAGAGGTCGTCGCGGGTGCGCGCCATTACGACTGCACCCGCACCATGGTGGTCAGCAACCAGGATTTCACCAGGCAGGCTCAGACCCTTGCCGCGACGAGCAAGTGTGAGCTCATCGGCCGCGATCGCCTTCCGCGCTGGCTGAATCAGAGCGAGGTGCCCGCCTTTTCGAACGCCGCACCGCCCAGATGA
- a CDS encoding potassium/proton antiporter: MSLHQLYLALLIGGLVLLASIVGTRVATRIGFPSLLFFLLVGVVLGEDGLGLEFDNVELARNVCTAALAVILVEGGLTTRFADIRKVLAPAGAMATAGVLISTVVTAVGAHVLLRMDWQLALLLGAIVSSTDAAAVFSVLRVLPLPRRVAGLLEAESGFNDAPAVILVLMFSVVPFVFEPKSAAIQIVYELLAGSAIGLVSGFLGAMALRRVALPASGLYPIATFGIGLVAFAASGSVHASGFIAAYLAAVVLANSGLPHRSATRSFAEGLGWLAQIGLFVLLGLLVNPSELVGDLVPAIVVGLVLLLVARPLSVVGSLFGFGIPWREQTFLSWAGLRGAVPVVLATFPIVEGVPDSYRLLNIVFVLVVVFTLIQGPSLRPVAHLLGLITRETTREIQVEAAPLDVLDAELLTMKVQPASRLRNVTILELRLPDPAVVTLIIRQGTTFVPLPDTRIESDDELMIVTTSKTRALTESRLRAVSRRGKLAYWFDEYGDVG, from the coding sequence GTGAGCCTGCACCAGCTGTACCTGGCTTTGCTCATTGGCGGGCTCGTGCTGCTCGCGAGCATTGTCGGTACCCGGGTGGCCACGCGCATCGGGTTCCCGAGCCTTTTGTTCTTCCTTTTGGTCGGGGTGGTGCTCGGGGAGGACGGGCTGGGCCTTGAGTTCGACAACGTCGAGTTGGCTCGGAACGTGTGCACCGCGGCGCTTGCCGTGATCCTGGTCGAGGGCGGTTTGACCACACGGTTCGCCGATATCCGCAAGGTGCTCGCGCCGGCCGGTGCGATGGCCACTGCCGGTGTCCTCATCAGCACAGTGGTGACCGCGGTCGGCGCGCATGTTCTGTTGCGTATGGATTGGCAGCTGGCGTTGTTGTTGGGCGCCATCGTGTCCTCCACCGATGCCGCGGCGGTGTTCTCGGTGCTGCGGGTGCTGCCGTTGCCGCGCCGGGTCGCCGGACTGCTGGAGGCGGAATCCGGATTCAATGACGCCCCCGCCGTGATTCTCGTCCTGATGTTCAGCGTCGTGCCCTTCGTGTTCGAGCCGAAAAGCGCCGCGATTCAGATCGTCTACGAACTGCTGGCGGGTTCGGCGATTGGTCTGGTGTCAGGTTTTCTCGGGGCCATGGCGCTGCGCCGTGTTGCCCTGCCCGCCTCGGGTCTGTACCCGATCGCGACATTCGGTATCGGGCTGGTCGCGTTCGCGGCTTCCGGCAGCGTGCACGCCAGCGGTTTCATCGCCGCCTATCTGGCCGCCGTGGTACTGGCCAATTCCGGTCTGCCGCACCGATCTGCCACCCGCTCGTTCGCCGAGGGTCTCGGCTGGCTGGCGCAGATAGGCCTCTTCGTCCTGCTCGGCTTGCTGGTCAATCCCAGCGAGCTGGTGGGAGACCTGGTTCCCGCGATCGTCGTGGGGCTCGTGCTGCTGCTGGTGGCCCGGCCGCTGTCCGTGGTGGGTTCACTTTTCGGATTCGGTATCCCGTGGCGCGAGCAGACCTTTCTGTCCTGGGCGGGACTGCGTGGCGCTGTCCCCGTCGTACTTGCGACCTTCCCGATCGTGGAGGGCGTGCCCGACAGTTACCGCCTGCTCAACATCGTGTTCGTTTTGGTAGTGGTCTTCACCCTCATTCAGGGACCGAGCCTGCGGCCCGTCGCGCATCTGCTGGGACTGATCACCCGCGAGACCACTCGTGAAATCCAAGTCGAGGCAGCGCCTTTGGATGTGTTGGATGCTGAACTGCTGACCATGAAGGTGCAACCGGCATCTCGGCTACGCAATGTCACCATCCTCGAACTACGGTTGCCCGACCCGGCGGTCGTCACCCTGATCATCAGGCAGGGCACTACGTTCGTCCCGCTACCCGACACCCGGATCGAGTCGGACGACGAACTGATGATCGTCACCACGAGTAAGACCCGGGCGTTGACCGAGTCGCGCCTCCGCGCGGTCAGTAGGCGTGGCAAGCTCGCATACTGGTTCGACGAATACGGGGATGTCGGCTGA
- a CDS encoding S9 family peptidase — translation MALPKLITVEEFFDPPVRTSASISPDGTKIAYLAPRKNRLNVWVQAADGDNPAGARCVTRDETRSVTGFLWVDDPRWLLYVQDSGGDENWHLYRVDLDDPAATAVDLTPFPGVRLLGLEQPHGRPGKLFVQLNHRRIDLIDLYELDIASGELTMLAENPGEVMAWFCGPHHEVFTQSLTADGDIEFSRYESGALESLVVYNGADYPVGMHPTTMTPDGTGLWMGSSRDTDRTRLVRLDLSTGEESVVDSHPAFDLSAALGLAPPLIRHRKTGELLAVRYLGERQEIRVLDPDFAPVLDKLQELSDGDLAEISSDENGQRWVVSFTHDRDPGVTYFYDHEKGESRRLFRPYPHLDPATLAPMTPVTITARDGLDLRSYLTMPVGVEPVGLPLVLVVHGGPWHRDSWGFDPSVQFMANRGYAVLQVNFRGSTGYGKAFTKAAIGEFAGRMHDDLIDAVDWAVKQGYADPSRVAIFGGSYGGYSALVGVTFTPDVFAAAIDYVGISNLANFMRTLPPFVRPNLTNNWYRYVGDPAVPEQEADMLARSPISRVDQIRTPLLVVQGANDVRVVQAESDNIVAALRARGVEVEYMVKADEGHGFLNPENQIDLFRATEQFLAQHLGGRQVR, via the coding sequence ATGGCGCTGCCCAAGCTCATTACCGTCGAGGAGTTCTTCGATCCACCGGTTCGCACGTCCGCGTCGATCTCGCCGGACGGAACCAAGATCGCGTACCTGGCGCCGCGAAAGAACCGCCTCAACGTATGGGTGCAGGCGGCCGATGGCGACAACCCCGCCGGGGCGCGGTGCGTCACCCGCGACGAGACCCGCAGCGTCACCGGCTTTCTCTGGGTCGATGACCCGCGCTGGCTGTTGTACGTGCAGGACTCCGGTGGTGACGAGAATTGGCATCTGTACCGGGTGGACTTGGACGACCCCGCGGCTACCGCCGTCGATCTGACTCCGTTTCCCGGCGTGCGACTGCTGGGCCTGGAGCAGCCACACGGCCGCCCCGGGAAGTTGTTCGTCCAGCTGAACCACCGCAGGATCGACCTCATCGACCTCTACGAGCTCGATATCGCATCCGGTGAACTGACCATGCTCGCCGAAAACCCCGGCGAGGTCATGGCCTGGTTCTGCGGACCTCATCATGAGGTCTTCACGCAATCACTGACAGCTGACGGAGATATCGAGTTCTCTCGATATGAGTCCGGGGCACTGGAATCTCTCGTCGTCTACAACGGTGCGGATTACCCGGTAGGTATGCACCCGACCACGATGACGCCGGACGGTACCGGTTTGTGGATGGGTTCCAGCCGTGACACCGATCGCACGCGTCTGGTCCGGCTCGACCTGTCCACCGGTGAGGAGTCGGTCGTGGACAGCCATCCCGCGTTCGACCTTTCCGCTGCCCTGGGACTGGCGCCGCCCCTGATCCGGCATCGAAAGACCGGCGAGCTGCTGGCCGTCCGGTATCTCGGCGAGCGACAGGAAATCCGGGTCCTCGATCCGGATTTCGCTCCGGTGCTGGACAAGCTTCAGGAGCTCTCGGACGGAGACCTTGCGGAAATCTCGTCCGACGAGAACGGCCAACGCTGGGTGGTCAGCTTTACTCATGACCGGGATCCCGGTGTCACCTACTTCTACGACCACGAAAAGGGCGAAAGCAGGCGGCTGTTTCGTCCATATCCGCACCTGGATCCGGCGACCTTGGCACCCATGACGCCGGTGACAATCACCGCGCGCGACGGGTTGGATCTGCGCTCCTACCTGACGATGCCCGTAGGTGTGGAACCCGTGGGACTGCCCCTGGTACTGGTCGTCCACGGCGGTCCGTGGCACCGTGACAGCTGGGGATTCGATCCGTCCGTGCAGTTCATGGCCAACCGTGGATACGCGGTGTTGCAGGTCAACTTCCGCGGATCCACCGGTTATGGAAAGGCCTTCACCAAGGCGGCCATCGGCGAGTTCGCGGGCAGAATGCACGACGATCTGATCGACGCCGTCGACTGGGCAGTCAAGCAGGGCTACGCGGATCCGAGCCGGGTCGCGATCTTCGGCGGCTCGTACGGTGGGTATTCCGCCCTGGTTGGGGTCACCTTCACGCCCGATGTCTTCGCGGCCGCCATCGACTACGTGGGCATCTCGAACCTCGCGAACTTCATGCGGACCCTTCCACCGTTTGTTCGGCCGAACCTGACCAACAACTGGTACCGCTACGTCGGCGATCCCGCCGTGCCAGAGCAGGAAGCCGACATGCTCGCCCGATCACCCATCAGCCGGGTGGATCAGATCCGCACCCCGCTGCTCGTTGTGCAGGGCGCCAATGACGTTCGCGTGGTCCAGGCCGAATCCGACAACATTGTGGCGGCCCTGCGTGCGCGTGGCGTCGAGGTCGAGTACATGGTCAAGGCGGATGAGGGACATGGATTCCTGAACCCGGAGAATCAGATCGACCTGTTCCGTGCGACGGAACAATTCCTGGCCCAGCATCTCGGCGGACGGCAGGTGCGGTGA
- a CDS encoding DUF3159 domain-containing protein: MTEVTELSERSEPKPTLLEQAGGLSGLLYAGLPSVTFALGNSAFGLSGAIWISMATAAAVAAWRWLRNQPLQPAISGLFGVAISAAIAYQIGSAKGFFLMGIWTNLIAATVFLASVLVGWPLAGVLWHGVTGTGQRWREDKPSRFGYAVATLALATVFASRFVVQQWLYTQDSVGWLAFARIAMGYPLFGVALLVVIWAVRRSKRRAPRSDSASAEGDRGR, from the coding sequence GTGACCGAGGTTACGGAGCTCTCCGAGCGGTCCGAACCCAAACCCACCCTTCTCGAACAGGCGGGCGGTCTGTCCGGCCTCCTCTATGCCGGTCTCCCTAGCGTGACATTTGCGTTGGGTAACAGTGCTTTTGGTTTGTCCGGTGCGATCTGGATATCCATGGCGACCGCGGCGGCAGTTGCCGCCTGGCGGTGGTTACGCAACCAGCCGCTACAGCCTGCGATCTCCGGGTTGTTCGGGGTTGCGATCTCGGCGGCCATCGCCTACCAGATCGGGTCGGCCAAAGGCTTTTTCCTCATGGGCATTTGGACCAATCTCATTGCCGCAACGGTCTTCCTGGCCTCGGTGCTGGTGGGCTGGCCGCTTGCGGGAGTGCTCTGGCATGGTGTCACCGGCACCGGGCAGCGCTGGCGCGAAGACAAACCGTCGCGGTTTGGCTACGCGGTGGCGACCCTGGCCCTAGCGACGGTGTTCGCGTCCAGATTCGTTGTGCAGCAATGGTTGTATACGCAGGACTCAGTGGGCTGGCTGGCCTTCGCACGTATCGCGATGGGCTACCCACTCTTCGGCGTGGCGCTCCTGGTGGTCATCTGGGCGGTGCGGCGTTCGAAAAGGCGGGCACCTCGCTCTGATTCAGCCAGCGCGGAAGGCGATCGCGGCCGATGA
- a CDS encoding three-helix bundle dimerization domain-containing protein has translation MAVLSERAGIGDLVEQLHGRHPNLSRDIVEAVVRAEHSRFDDSPLRDYVPLLVERRAREELALLSV, from the coding sequence GTGGCGGTACTCAGTGAGCGGGCAGGGATAGGCGACCTTGTGGAACAGCTGCATGGCCGACATCCGAATCTGTCTCGCGACATCGTGGAGGCGGTGGTGCGTGCAGAACACTCCCGCTTCGACGACAGTCCACTGCGTGACTACGTTCCGCTGTTGGTAGAGCGGCGTGCGCGCGAGGAACTGGCCCTGCTCAGCGTGTAG
- the nei2 gene encoding endonuclease VIII Nei2, with product MPEGDTVFRTAQRLADALTGRVLTGCDIRVPRFATVDVSGERVDGVVARGKHLFIRVGWASIHSHLKMDGSWRIVSAQGSVPTWDHRIRAVLTTDDSVALGISLGVLDVVKRERENDIVGHLGPDLLGTDWDPAVALERLMARADDELSATLLDQRVMAGMGNVYCNELCFLAGLLPTTPVRGLADPARLVERAHALLHANKDNHRRTTTGDRRPGRELWVYGRHGKPCRRCGTRIARDQALPRVAYWCPSCQR from the coding sequence ATGCCAGAAGGCGACACGGTTTTCCGAACGGCGCAGCGCCTGGCCGACGCACTGACCGGCCGGGTGCTCACTGGCTGCGATATCCGTGTTCCACGTTTCGCAACCGTCGACGTGAGTGGGGAACGCGTCGACGGCGTGGTCGCACGTGGAAAGCATCTGTTCATTCGCGTCGGCTGGGCCAGCATTCACTCGCATCTGAAAATGGATGGCAGCTGGCGGATCGTGTCCGCTCAGGGGTCCGTACCCACGTGGGACCATCGAATCAGAGCGGTACTGACCACAGACGACTCGGTGGCCCTCGGGATCAGCCTGGGCGTTTTGGATGTGGTCAAGCGGGAGCGGGAAAACGACATCGTGGGTCATCTAGGCCCGGATCTTCTTGGGACAGATTGGGATCCGGCCGTCGCGTTGGAGCGATTGATGGCACGAGCAGATGATGAGCTGAGTGCGACGCTTCTCGATCAGAGGGTCATGGCGGGCATGGGCAACGTGTATTGCAACGAACTGTGTTTTCTGGCCGGGTTGCTGCCCACAACGCCGGTGAGAGGCCTCGCTGATCCCGCGCGTCTCGTCGAGCGTGCCCATGCGTTGTTGCATGCGAACAAGGACAACCATCGCAGGACAACGACGGGTGACCGGCGGCCCGGCCGTGAGCTGTGGGTTTACGGCCGGCATGGAAAGCCCTGCCGCCGTTGCGGAACCAGGATCGCACGCGATCAGGCCCTGCCGCGCGTGGCGTATTGGTGCCCTAGTTGCCAGCGATGA
- a CDS encoding MerR family transcriptional regulator: MSVDAEGVTVGWSTRELAELAGTSLRAVRHYHDIGLLVEPVRRSNGYKSYGVAHLVRVLQIKRLTGLGLSLKQIAEMDEANEDPREALRALDAELAATIERLQRVRDELGQILDSEVAADMPPEFGSAAVNMELSDTDRSLAFVMSRVLGPVGLQAFIGMFLDQQDRDLDHELENLAADADEHTRADLAERMSLHTRKLYADHPGMLTSTADAPRGQQFAERTVARALLDLFNPAQLDVLVRVGAAIRSEPG, from the coding sequence ATGTCAGTGGATGCAGAAGGAGTGACGGTGGGTTGGAGCACGCGGGAGCTTGCCGAGCTCGCCGGCACCAGCCTGCGTGCGGTGCGCCACTACCACGACATCGGCTTGCTTGTTGAGCCCGTACGCCGCTCCAACGGCTACAAGAGTTACGGCGTCGCGCATCTGGTTCGGGTCCTGCAGATCAAACGCCTCACAGGTCTGGGTCTTTCCCTGAAGCAGATCGCGGAGATGGATGAGGCCAACGAGGACCCGCGCGAGGCGTTACGCGCGCTCGATGCGGAGCTGGCTGCCACCATTGAGCGGCTGCAGCGAGTGCGCGACGAGCTCGGACAGATATTGGACAGTGAGGTAGCGGCCGATATGCCGCCCGAATTCGGCTCCGCGGCAGTCAACATGGAACTCTCCGACACCGACCGTTCACTCGCGTTCGTCATGTCCAGGGTGCTCGGTCCGGTGGGGCTGCAGGCATTCATCGGGATGTTCCTGGACCAGCAAGACCGGGACCTCGATCATGAGCTGGAGAACCTGGCGGCCGACGCTGACGAGCACACGCGTGCCGATCTCGCCGAGCGGATGTCCCTACATACCCGGAAGTTGTATGCCGATCATCCGGGGATGCTCACCTCGACTGCGGACGCGCCACGCGGTCAACAATTCGCCGAGCGCACCGTGGCCCGTGCCCTCTTGGATCTGTTTAATCCGGCTCAGCTCGACGTGCTGGTTCGAGTGGGTGCCGCGATCCGTTCCGAGCCGGGTTAA
- a CDS encoding potassium channel family protein — protein sequence MRVAIAGAGKVGRSVARELLDYGHKILLIERERSNFEPQTVPGADWLNADACELDTLEEAGIETCDVVVAATGDDKANLVVGLLAKTEFGVPRVVARINDIRNQGLFGQAWGIDVAVSTPGAMVAGIEGAIDIGHLVRLMGLREGSAGLTKLTLPEDNPLVGQRVADLELPPNTALVTVIRNGSVVLPRPEDVLEAGDEMLFIANSDVEHAIRAAIHGAEVTPDR from the coding sequence ATGCGAGTCGCGATCGCGGGCGCGGGCAAGGTCGGCCGTTCCGTTGCGCGCGAACTACTCGACTACGGCCACAAGATCCTGCTGATCGAACGCGAGCGCAGTAACTTCGAACCGCAGACAGTGCCCGGGGCGGACTGGCTCAACGCCGACGCGTGCGAGCTGGACACCCTGGAAGAAGCCGGGATCGAGACCTGCGATGTCGTGGTCGCCGCCACCGGTGACGACAAGGCCAATCTCGTCGTGGGCCTGCTGGCCAAGACCGAGTTCGGCGTGCCCAGGGTCGTCGCGCGGATCAACGACATTCGCAACCAGGGGCTGTTCGGCCAGGCCTGGGGTATCGATGTGGCGGTCTCCACACCCGGCGCCATGGTGGCGGGTATCGAGGGCGCGATCGACATCGGTCATCTGGTACGTCTCATGGGGTTGCGCGAGGGAAGTGCGGGTCTGACGAAACTGACTCTGCCCGAGGACAATCCTCTAGTCGGACAGCGTGTGGCAGACCTGGAACTGCCGCCGAACACCGCACTGGTCACCGTGATCCGGAACGGAAGCGTCGTGCTACCCAGGCCCGAGGATGTCTTGGAGGCCGGAGACGAGATGCTCTTCATCGCGAATAGCGACGTTGAGCACGCGATTCGCGCGGCGATCCATGGAGCCGAAGTGACACCCGACCGGTAG
- a CDS encoding phytoene desaturase family protein: MSVATIVGSGPNGLAAAITLARAGISVTVLEATEEPGGGCRSSEMLEPGLIHDHCAATHPMAIGSSFLTSLDLARHGVRWLLPEIDCVHPLDDGSAGVLYRSVDDTATFMGRDGNRWRALFGYPSEHFETLVEDITAPLLRVPHHPVQMARFGLPAALPASTIARLLRTESARALYGGVAAHAFRPLHYPMTAAVGLGIMTAGHRYGWPVLSGGTGSLVRAMTATLAELGGEVCTGVRIDDAAQLPDADLTLFDLEPGSVAKILGDRLPARVTRAFTRFRHGPGAFKVDFAVDGGVPWATPAARRAGTVHLGGTYAEVASTEREIHAGVMPERPFVLAGQQYLADPQRSAGAIHPLWTYAHVPFGYAGDATGAIIGQIERFAPGFRERIVGTAVRSTTEMSVYNANYVGGDIMTGAKDVRQLVFGPRVGLNPYSLGAPGMFICSAATPPGPGAHGMCGVHAANAALKHLTRRGPTAYR, encoded by the coding sequence ATGAGCGTCGCGACCATCGTCGGCAGTGGCCCCAACGGGCTTGCCGCAGCAATTACCCTCGCCCGCGCAGGGATCTCCGTCACTGTGTTGGAGGCCACTGAAGAACCCGGGGGCGGATGCCGTTCCTCGGAGATGCTCGAACCCGGACTCATCCACGATCACTGCGCGGCCACGCACCCGATGGCCATCGGGTCTTCCTTCTTGACGAGTCTGGATCTGGCTCGTCACGGCGTGCGCTGGCTCTTGCCCGAGATCGATTGCGTTCACCCGCTCGACGACGGCTCCGCGGGCGTCTTGTACCGGTCGGTAGATGACACAGCCACGTTCATGGGGCGTGACGGCAACCGTTGGCGAGCGTTGTTCGGTTATCCCTCGGAGCATTTCGAGACCCTCGTGGAGGACATCACGGCGCCGCTGCTGCGGGTGCCCCACCACCCCGTTCAGATGGCGCGATTCGGACTGCCGGCGGCGCTGCCCGCTTCCACCATCGCGCGTCTGCTCCGCACCGAGTCGGCCCGCGCCCTGTACGGCGGGGTCGCCGCACATGCCTTCCGGCCCTTGCACTATCCCATGACAGCTGCGGTCGGCCTCGGAATCATGACGGCCGGACACCGATACGGCTGGCCAGTCCTCTCCGGCGGCACCGGTTCTCTCGTCCGGGCCATGACCGCGACCCTTGCCGAGCTGGGTGGAGAGGTGTGCACGGGGGTGCGCATCGACGACGCCGCGCAATTGCCCGATGCCGATCTGACACTGTTCGATCTTGAACCGGGCTCTGTCGCAAAGATTCTCGGTGATCGGTTGCCCGCAAGAGTCACCCGCGCGTTCACCAGGTTCCGGCACGGCCCCGGCGCCTTCAAGGTCGACTTCGCGGTCGACGGCGGGGTTCCGTGGGCTACACCCGCTGCCCGCCGCGCCGGCACCGTCCATCTCGGCGGCACCTACGCCGAAGTCGCCTCCACCGAACGAGAGATCCACGCCGGCGTCATGCCGGAGCGCCCCTTCGTCCTTGCCGGTCAGCAGTATCTGGCCGATCCGCAGCGCTCGGCCGGCGCTATCCACCCGCTTTGGACCTACGCACACGTGCCTTTCGGTTACGCCGGAGATGCCACCGGAGCGATCATCGGTCAGATCGAACGATTCGCACCAGGTTTCCGCGAACGCATCGTTGGCACGGCGGTGCGCTCGACGACGGAGATGTCGGTGTACAACGCCAACTATGTGGGCGGAGACATCATGACGGGCGCCAAGGACGTCCGACAGCTGGTGTTCGGTCCTCGCGTCGGACTCAACCCCTACAGCCTTGGCGCGCCGGGGATGTTCATCTGTTCCGCGGCGACACCACCAGGCCCTGGCGCGCACGGCATGTGCGGTGTGCACGCCGCGAATGCTGCACTCAAACACCTCACCCGAAGAGGGCCGACGGCGTATCGTTAA
- a CDS encoding sodium:proton exchanger, producing MQTTASAPAMLGGLRRQLLRSVFITALFMAPALITRIGGLHPNPVVALVIYGAAVVAASFVLAWAAEAAQIDVSGGLAIAVLALIAVLPEYAVDLYYAYISGQVPEYTQYAAANMTGSNRLLMGLGWPVVVLIALAVARKRSGRSTNLLSLAPSNRIELGFLLVAGVVAFVIPASGQIHLVLGVALLAWFGFYLFTISRGEAEEPDLVGTAAAIGMLPKHMRRSTVVTMFILAASIILLCAEPFANSLVSAGTQLGVDQFLLVQWLAPLASEAPEFIIAAIFAARGKGTAAIATLISSKVNQWTLLIGSLPIAHLAGGGGYSLVLDARQVEETLLTATQTMMGVALILALRFHRGTAWALLALFVIQFPITSTHGRLILCGVYGVLAIAGLIVNRRHLIATIRAPFSRSATRQLTVP from the coding sequence GTGCAGACCACCGCTAGTGCGCCCGCGATGCTTGGTGGATTGCGTCGCCAGCTCCTGCGGTCGGTGTTCATCACGGCGCTGTTCATGGCGCCCGCACTCATCACGCGGATCGGCGGGTTGCATCCCAATCCGGTAGTGGCTCTGGTGATCTACGGCGCAGCGGTAGTGGCCGCCAGCTTCGTCTTGGCATGGGCGGCAGAGGCCGCGCAGATTGACGTCTCCGGCGGCCTGGCCATCGCGGTGCTGGCCTTGATCGCGGTGCTTCCCGAATATGCGGTGGATCTCTACTACGCCTACATCTCCGGCCAGGTCCCCGAGTACACCCAATACGCCGCGGCGAACATGACCGGCTCGAACAGGTTGTTGATGGGACTGGGTTGGCCCGTTGTCGTTCTCATCGCACTCGCGGTGGCCCGCAAGAGATCCGGACGCTCCACCAACCTGCTGTCCCTGGCGCCGTCCAACCGCATCGAGCTTGGCTTCCTGCTCGTGGCCGGGGTGGTGGCGTTCGTGATACCGGCGAGTGGCCAGATTCACCTCGTGCTGGGCGTTGCGCTGCTGGCATGGTTCGGGTTCTACCTGTTCACGATCAGTCGCGGCGAAGCCGAGGAACCGGATCTGGTGGGCACGGCCGCGGCCATCGGGATGCTGCCCAAGCACATGCGCCGTAGCACCGTCGTCACGATGTTCATACTCGCCGCATCGATCATCCTGTTGTGCGCTGAGCCCTTCGCCAACAGCCTGGTAAGCGCCGGAACCCAATTGGGCGTCGACCAGTTCCTTCTGGTGCAGTGGCTCGCGCCGCTGGCATCAGAAGCTCCCGAGTTCATCATCGCCGCGATATTCGCCGCCCGTGGCAAGGGAACCGCAGCCATCGCCACGTTGATCTCGTCAAAGGTCAACCAATGGACACTCCTGATCGGTTCCCTGCCGATCGCCCATCTCGCGGGCGGCGGCGGCTACTCCTTGGTACTCGATGCCCGTCAGGTCGAAGAAACCCTGCTGACCGCAACGCAAACCATGATGGGCGTGGCTCTGATTCTCGCTCTGCGGTTCCACCGTGGCACCGCGTGGGCGCTGCTGGCACTGTTCGTGATCCAGTTCCCCATCACCTCAACCCACGGCCGGCTCATCCTGTGTGGTGTCTATGGCGTCTTGGCGATCGCCGGCTTGATCGTCAATCGTCGGCACCTCATCGCGACCATTCGGGCGCCGTTCAGCAGGTCAGCCACGCGACAGTTGACTGTGCCGTAG
- a CDS encoding lipase chaperone produces MRYAGILVAVWLIVGAIAVAQRGYFTNSPQTCASAGTIALTVLAGPLNYAGLNPTVSQCNIPQPST; encoded by the coding sequence ATGCGATACGCCGGAATACTGGTGGCGGTGTGGTTGATCGTGGGGGCAATCGCCGTCGCCCAACGCGGATACTTCACCAACAGCCCACAAACCTGTGCCAGCGCGGGAACGATCGCGCTGACTGTGCTTGCCGGTCCCCTCAACTACGCGGGACTCAATCCGACAGTCAGCCAATGCAACATCCCACAACCAAGTACCTGA